The genome window AACATCACGTCAGCGAGAATTACGACTTAGGTCAGAACGTTCTCGATTGATGGCCTTTCGAAATAGAGAGAGTAGTGAACAGCGTAATGCACGTTTAGCAGCCGATCGTGAGGTGCATGCTCTATCGCGTGAGTCTGAGAACTTGATTGACAGGGAATCTCGCTTGAGTTCTCAAAGAGTGCTGTCAGCTCGAATTCATTCTCAAGAAACAGATGAACAACGTGAAGCACGTTTAACTGCCGATAAAGACGCTCATGCTTTGTCGCGTGAATCTGAGACTTTTACTGATAGAGAATCTCGCTTGAGTTATCTAAGAGCATTGTCAGCTCGAATTCGATCTCATGAAACGGATGAACAACGCGCAGCACGTTAGATTGCCGATCGAAAGGCTCATGCTTTGTCGCGTGAAACTGAGACTTTCACTGACAGAGTCTCGCTTGAGTTCTCAAAGATTTCGGTCTTTGCAGTCTAGAGAGCTGGAAAGTAGTTCAGAACGTAAAGAGCGTTTAAAAACTGATCGTGAGCGAAATAACAATGCGAGAATTCTTGAAAATGAAGATGAACATGGACATAGACTACAAACAGCTAGAGAAAATTATAATCTAACCCGTGAGGATAAGGAATTGTTTTTATCAGCAGAGAGAGAAAGATTGAGGGAAATACGGCACGAAGAAACTGTAGACCAACGTCAGTCACGATTAAGTGCCGATCGACTTTGACATCGAATTAATAGAATATCCTTGAATTCGATAGAAGGCTCGGATGATGGTTCAGATAGTAATTTTTGTTCCTTGGGTCACAAAGGAGAAATCAGGATTTCTGTATACGCCCAGAATAGACTACTCTGGATTCGCTTCTTTAGGAGGTGTGGAGGTATGTTGCCAGTTTTGTAACGCTTTAAAATGGAGAAAAGAACCAAATGGAATGTGCTGTTCATATGGTAAAGTGCTCATTAATAATTTTCGTGAGCCTCCAGAATTCTTAAAAGCATTACTCGATGGTAACCATCCTCAGTCTAAACATTTCTTAGATAATGTACGTAATTATAATAGTGCATTCCAAATGACGTCTTTTGGCGCCAAACAAATTACAGAAGGACCATTTATGCCGACTTTTAAGGTGCAAGGCCAAATATACCATCTTATTGGATCGTTGCTTCCCCAAAATGAGCCtggatttttacaaatatattttgtgtcaaATTATAATGAACAGGCCAATATCCGTAACGGATTTTTTTCAGAACTGAACATCAACCTAATAGCTGAACTACAAAATATGTTACACCAAGTAAATCCATATGTTAGGAGTTTCAAAGCCGCATTAGACTCTATCCCACGAGATCAAAATAATGACTACAAAGTTGTAATTAAGGCTGATAGACGTCCTGCAGCAGAACATCGTGGACGGTATAATGCTCCTGTTGTAGATGAAGTTGCAATAGTCATGGTTGATCAGGAATGCGATAGACGAGACATTGTTTTGCGCACTCACGACGATCGCTTGCAGCGTATTTATGAAACACACCGAGCTTATGATGTCTTGCAATATCCTATAATATATTGTCATGGGGAAGACGGGTACAATTTTGGACTCTACCAAGTCGATTCAACTACCAGGGTtacaaattatagaaaaaaaattctgCCCTTcagttttattcatataaaatacaaataagacaaaataattttaattatttgcagCGATTTCGAGGATTGTTTAATCAATTCATCGTAGACATGTATGCCAAAATCGAAATAGAAAGGTTAGTTTATGTACGTACTAACCAGACACGATTACGTGCTGAGGATTATGTGCATCTGCGAGATGCAATGCAACATGATGAAAACGTGGAGAACTTGAGACGATTAGTCATTTTACCATCGACTTTTATAGGAGGTCCACGTTACATGCACGAACGAACGCAAGACGCGTTTTGCTATGTTCGTAAATACGGTCGTCCTGACCTTTTCATTACTTTTACAACGAACCCAAAGTGGATTGAAATTTCAGAACTACTTTTTCCTGGTCAGGCATCTCAT of Vanessa atalanta chromosome 28, ilVanAtal1.2, whole genome shotgun sequence contains these proteins:
- the LOC125074524 gene encoding uncharacterized protein LOC125074524, whose product is MSAAHATRVLPMQLPAPNDPSVVTDGEQNTAVDRARPEQLPSPFPKPGGCVKYQRPSVQVLSLLIRVFECLYLINLSQCSRDAKRMRIIRSQESEQDHAARLIASQERQARLRASETSRQRELRLRSERSRLMAFRNRESSEQRNARLAADREVHALSRESENLIDRESRLSSQRVLSARIHSQETDEQREARLTADKDAHALSRESETFTDRESRLSYLRALSARIRSHETDEQRAAR